The Elephas maximus indicus isolate mEleMax1 chromosome 17, mEleMax1 primary haplotype, whole genome shotgun sequence DNA segment acaatatcattaatgtcacatgcaagtaatattttgctgaagataattcaaaaatggttgtagcagtacaatgacagggtactgccagaaattaaagcaggattcagaagaggatatggaatgagggatatcattgctggtgtcagacggatcttagctgaaagcagagaataccagaaagatgtttatctgtgctttattgactacccaaaggtatttgactgtgtgaatcataacaaatgatggataacattacgaagaatgggaactccagaacattaattgtgctcacgtggtacctgtacatagaccaagaggcagtcatttggacagaacaacgggatattgcatggtttaaaatcaggaaaggtgtgcatcagggttgtgtcctttcaccacacgTGTTCAatatatatgctgagcaaatgagccaagaatctggactaaaagaaaaaaaatgcagcatcaggattggaggaagactcattaagaacctgcaatatgctgatgacacaaccttgcttgccaaaagtgaaaaggatttgaagcatttactgaggaagatcaaagactacagcctttcgTATAAACTtgtcagatggaatgcacaggaatcaaagaagacaaaatccataaagaaaagaaaattctcacaagtggaccaataagcaacatcatgataaattgagaaaatattaaagttgctaaggattttattttacttggatcaacaatcactgcccatggaagcagtggtcaagaaatcaaacaaggtattgcattgggaaaatctgctgcaaaagacctctttaaagtgttaaacagcaaagatgtcaccttgaggactaaggtatacctgactcaagccacggtattttcaatcgcctcatatgcatacaaaagctggacaacaaataaggaagaccaaagaagaattgatgcctttcctttatggtattggtgaagaatattgaatatatcatggactgctagaagagtaaacaaatctgccttggaagaagtacagccagaatgctccttagaagcgagggtagcaatacttcatcttgcttactttggacatattatcaggagggaccagtccctgaagaagaacattacGCTTTGTAAGGCagaggatcatcaaaaaagaggaagaccctcaatgagatggattgacacagttactgcaacaatgggctcatacaaTAACTATGATTATGAGAATGGAGCAGAACCTGGTggggtttctttctgttgtaagtaggttcgctatgagtcgaaaccaactcacgGTATCTTCCGAAATAAATGAAAAGTATGTCTACCACAGACCTGCACGAAAGTGTTCATAGTCACTGCTTTATCCATAATAGAGAATAACTGGAAATGACCCAAATGGCCATCAACcagcgaatggataaacaaattatgatatggccatacaatggaatactactcaacaactaaaaggaaagaacaacaCAGCTCAATCAAACGTATtacgctaaatgaaagaagccaaacacaaaagaagTCCATACTGAATAATTATATAGATATGAATTTCTAAGGCGCTCTGGTCGttcgctgctgaccaaaaggtcagtggttcaaacccaccaacggctcttcgggagaaagatgtggcagtctgcttcggtaaaaatgtacagtcttggaaaccctgttcagtagggtcactataagtcagaatccactctacggcagtggtttggttgtttgtttgtttacgtgAAATTCTAGAAAGGGAAAATGTAATCTATAGAGCCAGAAAGCAGATTGATTGGGAAAGGACAAGGTTTATTAAAGCTCATCAAACTGTACACCTAAGATCTGGGCATTTCTCAGTCTGTAAATTATacggaaaggaggaaggaagggagacagtgaaggagggagagaagaaggaagaaagcaagccggaaggcaggaaggagcgtCGCTACAGACTTGCCCGGTGGAGGGCAGGTTAAGGAGCGCGGCTCCCCGGCATGCAATTACTCCTCTCGGTCGCCAGACGGCAACGTGGTTCCGGGAAGGACCGACCGCGCGGCCCAGGCACCCCGGGAAGAGGCGGCGAGGGGGCGGGCCCGTGCGCTTCAGTCCATGTGGGCGCCGGCGCGGTGGGCCGCAGCGCAGGGTCGCCATGGCGGAGCTGCAGCAGCTCCGAGTGCAGGAGGCGGTCGACTCCATGGTGAAGAGTCTGGAGAGAGAGAACATCCGAAAGATGCAGGTAGCGAGCCGGGGGCCGAACTGGGTGTCTCCTTCCCTCGCGGGTCCGTATTCCCGGGCCCTTCCTGCAGCCGCCTCGCGAGGCCGGGCCGCCGGCCCCCTACCCGGAGACCCCGGTCAGGGCGACCCTGGGGTCCCCGCGGCGCCCTCGGAAACGCCGCTCGCTCTAAGCTTTGGCTGATGAGATGAAATTCGTGCGCCCTCGCCATGCGCACGGCCATTTTCCACCTAATCCAGCCCGGGTGAAAGGATGTCCATGGGCCAGAGTCGGGAGTTCTTTACTGTGAGGCGTTCGTCTCCCCTGCCCTCCCATCATGCGCTGCCCCTTCTGCCCAGGAGCAGCCCGAGGCCCAGAAAGGGCACGGCCAAGGTGAGAGACCGGAAAGGTGAAAGCGCCGGTCCTCCCTGATGGCAGGGTCGCTCCTGGTTCATTTGGATTGAACTCCCCACCACACAGCCTGTTCTGTATGATGTTCTGCTTTTACCGCCTCAATGTTCTGTGTGTCAGAGGTTGCTGACCTCTGACCTGTGGTACAGACACCTAGTTTTCAGAACATGGCTGCCTCTGACCCACCCCCAGCCATGAATGCAACAAGTACCAATGAACCAGCCTCAAGAAGCCTATGGAACACTCTACTAGGCACCGAGGATAATTGTCCCATTCATGGTTTTAAGGTCCTGATGGCTGTTACTAACGATGGTGAAAGCAGAAGATGGAGAGGGAGGTGCCAGTGTAGAGAAGTCCTCCTAACCCCTGGTTATGTGTGTTCCCTGAGGCTTTCCTGCCTGACCCCTGGTCTTTCCTCCCACCCCAGGGCATCATGTTCCGGTGCAGCGCCAGCTGTTGTGAGGACAGCCAGGCGTCCATGCAACAGGTACACCAGTGCATTGAGCGCTGCCACGCGCCACTGGCTCAAGCCCAGGCCCTGGTGACCAGCGAGTTGGAGAAGTTCCAGGTGAGGAACATCTCAGATGGACTCTGGTTAGGAGACCCTTGATGTTGCTCTTTTTCAGGAGTTGACAAGCATTTGTTCAAAGTTCTTGGCTTTAATGTCTTGGTCCTTTTAACATTTGTGATAGACATATGGCCAGCCAGAGTCCTCCTGGGGTTTGAAATTTTAGGGAGAGGCCTGGAAGTTGAATGCTATGAATTTGTTACCGCAATTTCgcgagttagagccgcctgccgcaaatagccaattcttgagacaggggtgaagtgggtagcaagagcttgattagatataccggtatatggagacagaggggaatgatctcctcctaaagtcatctgtctcaccagactaccaatgggttcgggtttttaagggaaaaggggccataagttttagggacttgtggaatgtgcactgtctttcttctgtttggttttggtggtcatatctcaaacatgttgatcttttcctgccattatcccatcagctcagtgggtagctggcgccatccttcctcttatttgacaggcttagatcttACTTGGGGGCAgggatgggctgggggagggaaaggagagaaagaagaaagaagaaggaaaaaaaaattggctcaggtactgtttaagatatggctgagcagcctgtttcaaatTGAACCATATTTTCCCTTAGAAGCAGTGTTGTAAAATGGCATTATGTTCATGACCAAGAgccttatgcctttttttttttcttttttgccatgaGTACCAAATATAGTCTGTAGACTGTACATAACCTATACAGCTTTCTAAAACAGTTCGGGGCCACCCAGagacaccctggaagaaaggcctggtgatctacttccaaaaaatcagccatcgaaaaccctacggagcacagttccactctgacacacatgggatcaccacaagtcagaatcaactcaacaggaacaaATACCAGTGAGTCAGCCACATGAAGGTGTTGgtggtggtgaaaatatatatattaattcataagcatattttaaaacaatagcAGAGTCTCCAGGAGACTGGATTAGGACAATCTGAAAAGGTGAAGATTAGCGCCAGACCCTACCCCTGTTCTGTAGTCTTACACATTCGCCCAGGACCGCCCCTACCTGCGATACCCAGAGGGAGGCTCCAGTATCAGGGAGCCGTCACTTAGTGAAGCATTACTGTTGTAGACTCAATGCTGCCTTCCTCACCAGCTCCCCTGAGGTTACTAAAATAGCTCCATTTTTCCTTCTCTGGAGTGAAAGGTACCCACAATTTCATTTTACCCCTTCCTCTCAGTATTCTTTTCTAGAGCTTGGGGAAAACAGGGCCTGTTTTTGATTTGAACCAGTTTTTCATATCCAGAGGTTTCACACATGGAAAAATTCTGTCTAATGTGACACGTTTTTACATTCTGCTGTATAAAACTCTTCAAAATTCCTGCCATTGTGAAGGAATAACTTTTCCAAGGTCATAGTATCCCAAAGGGTTTCTTTGGATTCGTTTTGACAGCTCATTTTGTAGCTCGACCCTTGGAAAAACTGATTCGTGGATTGCTGTATAACTTTCTCCTTCCGTTCTCTTTTCAGTCCTCTCCAGTCAGACTTTCATTCTTCCCCTGTGCCAGACCTGCTTTTCCACTCACTGCCGTGGTGCCAGATCCGGTGGTCATTTGTCAGTTCCCATCTTACTCAGCGTATCTGCATCATTGATACAGTTGGCCACTCCCCTCCTCCTTGAAACACATACTAACTTGGCCTCCAGAACACCTCACTCTCCAGATCTTCCTCCTCCCTCGCTGGTTACCCTTTCTTGGCCTTCTTTGCTGattcctcctctctccaacctctgAACATTGAAGTGCCCAAGGTAGTCCTTGAAACTTTTCTATCTGCTTCTCTCTAGTCTCCTCTAGTCTTATATCTGTGTCACCTATAAGCTGACAATTCCTACATTCAGTTTCTAGACCACACATTGTACCTGAAATCCAGATTCATATAACCAATTGTTACCTCAACAtctccacttattttttttgtctgtctacCTTCCCTCACTAGATGCAAGTTCTATGAGGGCAGGAACTGCCTTACTCACTGCCGTATTTCTCATaattagaagagtgcctggcatatagtagatgctcaataatatTTTTTGAATTGAGTGTTTTTCAGTAGCATGAACAGACATTAAAGCATCAAGATGTTTTAAGTCTTTGTGTGGTCTTGGACCCCTGAGCTGCAGTAACTTCTCGCGTCCTAGAAGCACTGTGTACAGTTTATTCCGGTTTATTTGTAGTGCTGTTTAGTCTGGGCCCTCCTGGCACCACTGTCTGCTTCAATCAGGGTAGTCttgagtaaaaaccaaaccagctgccatcaagtccattccaacccatggcaaccccatgtgtgtgtcagagtagaactgtgctccataggattttcaatggctgactttttggaagtagatcaccaagtcttttcttctgaggtacctctgagggaatttgaaccaccaacctttcagttagtagcagaatgcttaaccatttacgccacccagagactcctacctGGTTTTGAGTAACTGCAttatagaaagaaagcaaaaacaagtTGTCAtcagccagctctgactcatggcagttccttgtgtgtcaggatagaaatgtgctccgtagggttttcagtggttgattttttggaagtagatcaccaccagctctttcttccaaggcaccatcaggtggactcgaacttccaacctttcagttagcagctgagtgcgttaactgtttgctccacttgGGGACTCCAGCTgtactacccaaaaccaaacccattgtcgtcaagttgattccgactcatagcaaccctgtgagacagtagaactgccccatctggtttccaaggaactgccggtgagttcagactgctgaccagttagcagctgagtcagCAGGGCCCCAACTTGCACTACAGTGTCTCTTTAATTGGTCAAGATAACGTATGTCAAGCCTGTAGCCCAGGGTAAATGGAGGCAGCCTCTCAgccttttctgccttcttcctTCTTACCACAGGACCGCCTGGCCCGGTGTACCATGCATTGCAATGACAAAGCCAGAGACTCAATGGATGCAGGGAATAAGGAACTTGTGGTGAAGCAGCAGCTGGAGAGCTGTGTGACCAAGTGTGTGGATGACCACATGCATCTCATCCCGTCCATGACCAAGAAGATGAAGGAGTCTCTCTCATCCATTGCAAAATAAAAGTCTTTGCTAGTGGCCATTGTGAATGAGGGCAGGATGGgaattttggttttttaagtgaGGTTTAGgaatgaagaaattaaggatggcaGCAAGTTTAAGGACTATGTCACCTGGCTCTGTGGATGCTGGTTCTTTTATAGGTTTTAATCCATAGCAAGTAAAGTGGGAAAAACTGGTGCTAAAATTTGGGTTGTAGGTAGCACAGGAGAGTTATTTACAGCCTAAATTATATGTGGCAAGTGCTTATCCTAGCAGCTGTATCAAGCCAGAGCCTCCAACACACCAGATTCTGCTTCTCACATAAGTACCAACAGGCTGGCATGTTCCTCCAGCCTACCTATGACCTGGTGGTGTTTGAAGAGAGTATTTCTGTTTGTTGCCAACCTCCTGTTTACAAGAAGTATCGCCACCCCATTTTCCATAAGCTGTAAAACAGAATCCATAAGATCAGTAATGCAGAAGTGGAAAACAGAGATCTGGGTctttgttttgcttagttttgttttatatccAAGAGCCTGATATTGATTAAGATGTCAAGCTGGGAGACAGGGTAGTTGGATGAAAACTTTGAAAGGCTCTTTGGCCATCTGACTGTCAAGATGTGCTTTTCTTGAAATTCTCATATATTGCACCTTTCAGCCTGGGACCGTGCAAAAACGGGAGACCGTGTCACACTGGGTATGGGAAGCAGAACTTCCTTCTCGCTGGCTGCTCTGGTGGCCTCTGAGGCTGTCTGCAGTAGAGTGACAGGACAATCTTGCAATGACACTACTCATTTGAAGGAAAAGGGGTTTTGATTGTGATACATACCAATATCTGGGAATGAATGATGAAAGAGAAACTGTCGGCTGCTTAATTAAGAAAGTTGTGCTGGATTTGGATAAACCTAGTTTTTCATATAACTGAATGAAATGAAGGCCTAAACCCAGCATTACTTacttcttgttgtttttgttgttgttagttgccatcgagtcgggtcCAACTCATGGtactttatgtataacaaaactaagtgttgcctggtcctgtgccgtcttcatgatcattggcatgtctgagtccattaTTTCAGCTGTTGTGGCAATCTGTCTCATTTAGGGTTTCCTCGTTTTTGTTGGCGCTCTACCAACATAACGTCGTTTTCGAGTGATTGgtgtttcctgatgatgtgtccagctGCCTGCTTAGCCCCCTGAAATAACAGCCCTGTTAAGCCAATACCTGGCAACATGAAAGTCAAGGGAGGAAAAGTAACTCAGGAGCTAGGGAGAGCTGTGGCTCCTTTCGAGCAAAGGAGGGTCAGCCCCCCATTACCAAATACCACTTTCTGCCTGAGGCCTCTGCAGTGCGCAGTGTTCCTGCTTCAGTGACGCCTTACCATTTTGATAAGGCCTTTGTCATCTTTCTACCAATTTATTACTTGAAGTGCTATTGTAGCCTGTCTGCTGTTTCATGGCTGTGATATATTTTCCTAGTGgtttaattagaaaaaataaataaggtttAATTTTCCCCACACTATTGTGCTTC contains these protein-coding regions:
- the FAM136A gene encoding protein FAM136A yields the protein MAELQQLRVQEAVDSMVKSLERENIRKMQGIMFRCSASCCEDSQASMQQVHQCIERCHAPLAQAQALVTSELEKFQDRLARCTMHCNDKARDSMDAGNKELVVKQQLESCVTKCVDDHMHLIPSMTKKMKESLSSIAK